One region of Streptomyces leeuwenhoekii genomic DNA includes:
- a CDS encoding TIGR03089 family protein: protein MNASDRTPADLLSSALAADPGRPLVTFYDDATGERVELSVATFANWVAKTANLLQDELSVEPGDRVTLLLPAHWQTAVWLLACASVGVVADVAGDPAAADVVVSGPDTLEAARACSGARIALALRPLGGRFPQPPEGFADYAVEVPGQGDRFVPYAPVDPEEPALIVAGREFSGAEVVERARAEATGLGLTGPGSRLLSGLPYDTWEGLNAGLYAPLATGGSVVLCRHLDRLGAEALDKRIEAERVTATAR, encoded by the coding sequence GTGAACGCGAGCGACCGTACCCCTGCCGACCTGCTGAGTTCCGCGCTTGCCGCGGACCCGGGGCGCCCCCTGGTGACCTTCTACGACGACGCGACGGGCGAGCGCGTCGAATTGTCCGTCGCCACCTTCGCCAATTGGGTGGCCAAGACCGCCAATCTGCTCCAGGACGAACTGTCCGTCGAACCCGGCGACCGGGTGACGCTGCTGCTGCCCGCGCACTGGCAGACGGCGGTGTGGCTGCTGGCGTGCGCGTCGGTGGGCGTCGTCGCCGACGTCGCCGGTGACCCGGCGGCGGCCGACGTGGTGGTGAGCGGCCCGGACACGCTGGAGGCGGCACGGGCCTGCTCCGGGGCGCGGATCGCGCTGGCGCTGCGCCCGCTCGGGGGGCGGTTCCCGCAGCCGCCGGAGGGCTTCGCCGACTACGCCGTGGAAGTGCCGGGCCAGGGGGACCGGTTCGTGCCGTACGCCCCGGTCGACCCGGAGGAGCCCGCCCTGATCGTGGCCGGACGGGAGTTCAGCGGGGCGGAGGTGGTCGAGCGGGCGCGGGCGGAGGCGACCGGGCTCGGGCTCACGGGGCCGGGCTCCCGCCTCCTGTCCGGGCTGCCGTACGACACGTGGGAGGGGCTCAACGCGGGTCTGTACGCCCCGCTGGCCACCGGCGGGTCGGTGGTGCTGTGCCGCCACCTCGACCGGCTGGGCGCGGAGGCCCTGGACAAGCGCATCGAGGCGGAACGGGTGACGGCCACGGCTCGGTAG
- a CDS encoding glycosyltransferase family 2 protein: MNANSDVQPPAVSVIMPVLNEERHLRGAVQAILAQEYAGEMEVVIALGPSTDRTDEIAAQLVREDPRVHTVPNPSGRTPAALNAAIKASRHPVVVRVDGHGMLSPNYIATAVRLLEETGAQNVGGIMHAEGENAWEHAVAAAMTSKIGVGNAAFHTGGQAGPAETVYLGVFRREALEQQGGYNEEFIRAQDWELNFRIREAGGLIWFSPELKVSYRPRPSVRALAKQYKDYGRWRHVVARYHSGSINLRYLAPPTAVCAIAAGIVVGAALSPWGFVIPGGYLAAIVAGSVPAGKGLPLKARAQIPLALATMHMSWGWGFLTSPRSLARKVIASRRPAVRADADAGSR; the protein is encoded by the coding sequence ATGAACGCCAACTCCGACGTGCAGCCTCCCGCCGTGTCCGTGATCATGCCGGTCCTCAACGAGGAACGGCATCTGCGCGGCGCCGTCCAAGCGATCCTCGCGCAGGAGTACGCCGGCGAGATGGAGGTCGTCATCGCCCTCGGTCCGTCCACGGACCGCACGGACGAGATCGCCGCCCAGCTCGTCCGCGAGGACCCGCGCGTGCACACCGTGCCCAACCCCAGCGGGCGCACCCCGGCCGCGCTGAACGCCGCCATCAAGGCGTCGAGGCACCCGGTCGTCGTCCGCGTCGACGGGCACGGCATGCTCTCGCCGAACTACATCGCCACGGCCGTACGGCTGCTGGAGGAGACCGGCGCGCAGAACGTCGGCGGCATCATGCACGCCGAGGGGGAGAACGCCTGGGAGCACGCCGTCGCCGCCGCCATGACGTCGAAGATCGGCGTCGGCAACGCCGCCTTCCACACCGGCGGCCAGGCGGGCCCGGCCGAGACGGTCTACCTCGGCGTGTTCCGGCGGGAGGCGCTGGAGCAGCAGGGCGGCTACAACGAGGAGTTCATCCGCGCCCAGGACTGGGAGCTGAACTTCCGCATCCGCGAGGCGGGCGGGCTGATCTGGTTCTCGCCGGAGCTGAAGGTGTCCTACCGGCCCCGGCCGAGCGTGCGGGCGCTGGCCAAGCAGTACAAGGACTACGGCCGCTGGCGCCACGTCGTCGCCCGCTACCACTCAGGCTCCATCAACCTGCGCTACCTCGCCCCGCCGACGGCGGTGTGCGCGATCGCGGCCGGGATCGTGGTGGGCGCGGCGCTCAGCCCCTGGGGCTTCGTGATCCCCGGCGGGTATCTGGCGGCGATCGTCGCCGGGTCGGTGCCGGCCGGCAAGGGCCTGCCGCTGAAGGCGCGGGCACAGATCCCCCTCGCCCTGGCGACCATGCACATGTCGTGGGGCTGGGGCTTCCTGACCAGCCCGCGGTCGCTGGCCCGCAAGGTGATCGCCAGCCGGCGCCCGGCCGTCCGCGCGGACGCCGACGCCGGCTCACGGTGA
- a CDS encoding LCP family protein — protein sequence MLTDPTSGSRASPRGGFPLPTPPRSPSLRVPASPAPGGPPPPRRPCPSGRAAPGPAAGRKRPRWVLRVVTTLSVVVLASAGIGHTVLSDLDADLARVDAFKDMKNRPRAGHGMNVLLVGTDGRDRITTQERRRYRLGGEPCHCTDTIMIVHISADRERASVVSLPRDSYAVTPTYTDAATGQRQGGRPLRLNAAYAEGGPQLTVRTVEAMTRVKIDHYLEIDFTSFMKTVDVLGGVRVCTPRPLKDGYTGLDLPAGTHTLSGGQALQYVRARHLDGASDLGRMQRQQQFLAALIDRATSSGILLNPLKFRDMTRAVLGSVRADKGFGTDELLALGRAMRNFSPSSSEFATVPIEQMGYAVKGVGSTLKWDAAKAERLFRALREDKPLAAHRPRGGPVPDVPVEPRHIRVQVENGTHTAGLGRRVDAALAAAGFGTTGMPVNAADRSVRRTVVAYDPRWDRSARSLAAALPGSELRPVAGLGPTLKVIAGTDFTGVREVRAEQPVRQPGRVVHGDEVVCGKP from the coding sequence GTGCTCACGGATCCCACGTCCGGTTCCAGGGCCAGTCCTCGCGGAGGTTTCCCCTTGCCCACGCCGCCCCGCTCTCCCTCCCTCAGGGTCCCGGCCTCACCCGCGCCGGGCGGGCCGCCGCCCCCGCGCCGCCCGTGCCCCTCCGGCCGGGCCGCGCCCGGGCCCGCCGCCGGGCGGAAGCGGCCGCGCTGGGTGCTGCGGGTGGTGACCACCCTGTCGGTGGTGGTCCTCGCCTCGGCCGGCATCGGGCACACGGTGCTCAGCGACCTGGACGCGGACCTGGCCCGGGTCGACGCCTTCAAGGACATGAAGAACCGGCCCCGGGCCGGGCACGGCATGAACGTCCTGCTGGTCGGCACCGACGGCCGCGACCGGATCACCACGCAGGAGCGGCGCCGGTACCGGCTGGGCGGCGAGCCCTGCCACTGCACCGACACGATCATGATCGTGCACATCTCGGCGGACCGGGAGCGGGCCAGCGTGGTCAGCCTGCCCCGCGACTCGTACGCCGTGACCCCGACGTACACCGACGCCGCCACCGGCCAGCGGCAGGGCGGCCGCCCGCTCCGGCTGAACGCGGCCTACGCGGAGGGCGGCCCGCAGCTCACCGTCCGCACCGTGGAGGCCATGACCCGCGTGAAGATCGACCACTACCTGGAGATCGACTTCACCAGCTTCATGAAGACCGTCGACGTCCTCGGCGGTGTGCGGGTCTGCACCCCCCGGCCGCTGAAGGACGGCTACACCGGCCTGGACCTGCCGGCCGGCACGCACACCCTGTCCGGCGGGCAGGCCCTCCAGTACGTCCGCGCGCGGCACCTCGACGGCGCCTCCGACCTGGGCCGGATGCAGCGCCAGCAGCAGTTCCTGGCCGCCCTGATCGACCGGGCGACCTCCTCGGGCATCCTGCTGAACCCGCTCAAGTTCCGGGATATGACCCGGGCCGTGCTGGGCTCGGTCCGCGCCGACAAGGGCTTCGGCACCGACGAGCTGCTGGCGCTGGGCCGGGCCATGCGGAACTTCTCCCCCTCGTCGTCGGAGTTCGCGACGGTGCCCATCGAGCAGATGGGGTACGCCGTCAAGGGCGTCGGCTCGACCCTGAAGTGGGACGCCGCCAAGGCCGAGCGGCTCTTCCGGGCGCTGCGCGAGGACAAGCCGCTCGCCGCGCACCGGCCGCGCGGCGGACCGGTGCCGGACGTGCCGGTGGAGCCGCGGCACATCCGCGTCCAGGTGGAGAACGGCACGCACACGGCCGGGCTGGGCCGGCGCGTGGACGCGGCGCTGGCGGCGGCCGGCTTCGGCACCACCGGGATGCCGGTGAACGCCGCGGACCGCTCCGTGCGGCGGACCGTCGTCGCCTACGACCCCCGCTGGGACCGCTCCGCCAGGTCGCTCGCGGCGGCGCTGCCGGGCAGCGAGCTGCGGCCGGTCGCGGGGCTCGGGCCCACCCTGAAGGTGATCGCGGGCACCGACTTCACCGGGGTCCGCGAGGTCCGCGCCGAGCAGCCCGTCCGGCAGCCGGGCCGCGTGGTGCACGGCGACGAGGTGGTCTGCGGGAAGCCGTGA
- a CDS encoding LCP family protein, producing the protein MDAQGRGRAGNIDPADQWVLNPHTGEYELRLSPSAPQSTVPGPRRAAPGRADARRARTAQGAASSASAAPAPGDTALAPGRDAPAPDRTAPPRRRRRAAPEAPPPGRRGRRPAKKTRGKRILLWTGGSLAFVVLATAGTAYLYLEHLNGNIESLSDDGASTGGFRKDQPINILLIGTDKRTGAGNEGYGDAGSAGHADTTILLHVSEDRSNATALSIPRDLIVDIPDCPTKQEDGSTKIIPGEQGVRFNTSLGQNGRTPSCTMRTVTELTGVTPDNFMVADFNAVKTLTTAVGGVEVCLAKDIDDPDSHLKLSAGTHTIQGEQALAFVRTRHSVGFGGDLSRIGIQQQFLSALMRKLKSNDTLTSPSKMLKLAEAGTEALTVDSQLNSIGKLKDLGLELGKLDTKNLTFTTVPVVDNPNETVKSTVVLSEAKAEQVFAMIQDDVSFTAVEQQKKKQEAAAVAARLKGAKAEPDEVRVRILNGGAEDGAAQQTLTWLQNEEGVTKSENGGDAPEDLSRTTLEYAPGQADQARRLADILGLSGSAMKPGESVTNSQGLPTMTLTLGKDYKGAGVKLNAPQKAPDVEKSTADKVQCAK; encoded by the coding sequence GTGGACGCGCAAGGCCGTGGGCGGGCGGGGAACATCGACCCCGCAGACCAGTGGGTGCTCAACCCGCACACTGGTGAATACGAACTGCGACTGTCTCCTTCCGCACCGCAGTCGACCGTGCCCGGTCCGCGCCGGGCGGCACCCGGAAGGGCGGACGCCCGGCGGGCCCGCACCGCGCAGGGCGCCGCGTCGTCGGCGAGTGCCGCCCCCGCCCCGGGGGACACCGCGCTCGCGCCGGGCCGCGACGCCCCCGCCCCGGACCGGACGGCCCCGCCGCGGCGCCGCCGCCGGGCCGCGCCCGAGGCACCGCCGCCGGGACGGCGCGGGCGGCGGCCGGCCAAGAAGACGCGGGGCAAGCGGATCCTGCTGTGGACCGGCGGCTCGCTGGCGTTCGTCGTGCTCGCCACCGCGGGCACCGCCTACCTCTACCTCGAACACCTCAACGGCAACATCGAGTCCCTGTCCGACGACGGCGCGAGCACCGGCGGCTTCCGCAAGGACCAGCCGATCAACATCCTGCTGATCGGCACCGACAAGCGCACCGGCGCCGGGAACGAGGGCTACGGCGACGCCGGCAGCGCCGGGCACGCCGACACCACGATCCTGCTGCACGTCTCCGAGGACCGCTCCAACGCCACCGCGCTGAGCATCCCCCGCGACCTGATCGTCGACATCCCCGACTGCCCGACGAAGCAGGAGGACGGCTCGACCAAGATCATCCCCGGCGAGCAGGGCGTCCGCTTCAACACCAGCCTCGGCCAGAACGGCCGTACGCCGAGCTGCACCATGCGGACCGTCACCGAGCTGACCGGGGTGACGCCCGACAACTTCATGGTCGCCGACTTCAACGCGGTCAAGACGCTGACCACGGCGGTCGGCGGTGTCGAGGTGTGCCTGGCCAAGGACATCGACGACCCGGACTCGCACCTGAAGCTGTCGGCGGGCACGCACACCATCCAGGGCGAGCAGGCCCTCGCCTTCGTCCGCACCCGGCACTCGGTCGGCTTCGGCGGCGACCTGAGCCGCATCGGCATCCAGCAGCAGTTCCTCAGCGCGCTGATGCGCAAGCTCAAGTCCAACGACACGCTGACCAGTCCCTCGAAGATGCTGAAGCTGGCCGAGGCGGGCACCGAGGCCCTCACCGTGGACTCCCAGCTCAACAGCATCGGCAAGCTGAAGGACCTCGGCCTCGAGCTGGGCAAGCTCGACACCAAGAACCTGACCTTCACCACCGTCCCGGTGGTCGACAACCCCAACGAGACGGTCAAGTCGACGGTGGTCCTGAGCGAGGCCAAGGCCGAACAGGTCTTCGCCATGATCCAGGACGACGTCTCCTTCACCGCGGTCGAGCAGCAGAAGAAGAAGCAGGAGGCGGCCGCCGTCGCCGCCCGGCTCAAGGGCGCCAAGGCGGAACCCGACGAGGTCCGCGTGCGCATCCTCAACGGCGGCGCCGAGGACGGCGCCGCCCAGCAGACCCTCACCTGGCTGCAGAACGAGGAGGGCGTGACCAAGTCGGAGAACGGCGGTGACGCGCCCGAGGACCTGAGCAGGACCACCCTGGAGTACGCCCCCGGACAGGCCGACCAGGCCCGCCGCCTCGCCGACATCCTCGGCCTGTCCGGCTCGGCCATGAAGCCCGGCGAGAGCGTCACCAACTCCCAAGGCCTGCCCACCATGACCCTGACCCTGGGCAAGGACTACAAGGGCGCCGGCGTGAAGCTCAACGCCCCGCAGAAGGCACCGGACGTGGAGAAGTCCACGGCGGACAAGGTGCAGTGCGCCAAGTGA
- a CDS encoding LCP family protein — translation MDAQGHGRADDIDPADQWVLNPRTGEYELRLSPSAPQPPVPGQRGAGRGRAPRERAPGTRRGADGREGRRRDVPSQRGRRSGPEEPPGRRGRRPEPQPKNGPKGHRVLLWTGGTMALVLLAAGTGGYLYLKHLEGNVSATDVGDAGKSNFSKDEAFNILIIGTDKRTGAGNEGYGDKGSAGHADTTILLHVSEDRSNATALSIPRDLIVDIPDCPTKQADGSTQVIPGSQDVRFNRSLGESGRDPGCTMRTVKENTGIPVDHFMMADFNAVKTLTSAVGGVKVCLQHAVNDEKSKLNLPEGESTVQGEQALAFVRTRHAFGNQGDLDRIKVQQQFLASLMRQMSSGDTLTSPTKLVKLAEAATKALTVDTAIRKVGTLKDIALELKKVPTKNISFTTVPVKDNPAETIKATVILDESKAPQLFDTIANDVSLTAVKQKKKQEAAAVAARLKGAKSAPSAVRVRILNGGAPAGSAQETLAWLQTEEGVDKSENLGNAPAPLARTTLEYAPGQADQARRLADILGLSGSAMKPGESVANSQGLPTMTLTLGKDFKGAGIKLDAASQKAPNVDKSTADKVQCAG, via the coding sequence GTGGACGCGCAAGGCCATGGGCGGGCGGACGACATCGACCCCGCAGACCAGTGGGTACTCAATCCGCGCACCGGCGAATACGAACTGCGACTGTCCCCCTCCGCACCGCAGCCGCCCGTGCCCGGCCAGCGCGGCGCGGGCCGCGGCAGAGCCCCGCGCGAGCGCGCGCCGGGCACCCGCCGCGGCGCGGACGGCCGTGAGGGGCGGCGCCGTGACGTCCCGTCCCAGCGGGGGCGCCGCAGCGGGCCCGAGGAGCCGCCAGGACGGCGCGGGCGCCGCCCGGAGCCGCAGCCGAAGAACGGCCCCAAGGGCCACAGGGTCCTGCTGTGGACCGGCGGCACGATGGCACTGGTGCTGCTCGCCGCCGGCACGGGCGGCTACCTCTACCTCAAGCACCTGGAGGGCAACGTCTCGGCGACGGACGTCGGCGACGCGGGCAAGAGCAACTTCAGCAAGGACGAGGCGTTCAACATCCTCATCATCGGCACCGACAAGCGCACCGGCGCCGGGAACGAGGGCTACGGCGACAAGGGCAGCGCCGGGCACGCCGACACCACGATCCTGCTGCACGTCTCCGAGGACCGCTCCAACGCCACCGCCCTCAGCATCCCCCGCGACCTGATCGTCGACATCCCCGACTGCCCGACGAAGCAGGCCGACGGCTCCACCCAGGTCATCCCCGGCTCGCAGGACGTCCGCTTCAACCGGAGCCTGGGCGAGAGCGGCCGGGACCCGGGCTGCACCATGCGCACGGTGAAGGAGAACACCGGCATCCCGGTCGACCACTTCATGATGGCCGACTTCAACGCGGTCAAGACGCTCACCTCGGCCGTCGGCGGCGTGAAGGTCTGCCTGCAGCACGCCGTCAACGACGAGAAGTCCAAGCTGAACCTGCCCGAGGGCGAGTCCACCGTCCAGGGCGAGCAGGCCCTGGCCTTCGTCCGCACCCGGCACGCCTTCGGCAACCAGGGCGACCTTGACCGCATCAAGGTGCAGCAGCAGTTCCTGGCCTCGCTGATGCGGCAGATGTCCTCCGGCGACACCCTGACCAGCCCCACCAAGCTGGTGAAGCTCGCCGAGGCCGCCACCAAGGCGCTGACCGTGGACACCGCCATCCGGAAGGTGGGCACGCTCAAGGACATCGCCCTGGAGCTGAAGAAGGTGCCGACGAAGAACATCTCCTTCACCACGGTGCCGGTGAAGGACAATCCCGCCGAGACGATCAAGGCGACCGTCATCCTCGACGAGTCGAAGGCCCCCCAGCTCTTCGACACCATCGCCAACGACGTCTCGCTCACCGCGGTCAAGCAGAAGAAGAAGCAGGAGGCGGCCGCCGTCGCCGCCCGGCTGAAGGGCGCGAAGTCGGCCCCCTCCGCGGTCCGCGTGCGCATCCTCAACGGCGGCGCCCCGGCCGGCAGCGCCCAGGAGACCCTCGCCTGGCTCCAGACGGAGGAGGGCGTGGACAAGTCGGAGAACCTGGGCAACGCGCCCGCCCCGCTCGCCCGGACCACGCTGGAGTACGCCCCCGGACAGGCCGACCAGGCCCGCCGCCTCGCCGACATCCTCGGCCTGTCCGGCTCGGCCATGAAGCCCGGCGAGAGCGTCGCCAACTCCCAGGGCCTGCCCACCATGACCCTGACCCTGGGCAAGGACTTCAAGGGCGCGGGGATCAAGCTCGACGCGGCGTCACAGAAGGCGCCAAACGTGGACAAGTCCACGGCGGACAAGGTGCAGTGCGCCGGCTGA
- a CDS encoding LCP family protein has protein sequence MARGWGGREVTRNSVQEEDTLPPVRRPRQRPAGDGRPPAAGRRTRPAGGTDGAPAGDGADGAEDYTGGGRPPSRRRHRALRWTALTLAVLILGAAGAGYLYYQHLNGNIEKDPLNLGDSKVAEPTPNAAGQVPLNILVIGSDARDSKENQELGGARETFGATPLADVQMLVHLSADRSNMSVVSMPRDTLVRIPKCTDPDDGKVYPASEGRVMTNQSLGHGGPGCTVATWQELTGIHIDHFVMVDFAGVVSMADAVGGVPVCVDANIHSRDGKGHGSGLKLAKGTHPVKGEQALQWLRTRYGFEDGSDLARAKAQHMYMSSMVRQLRENATLSNPNKLRRLAEEATEALTVDPGLDTVKKLYDLSTELRKVKPERITMTTMPNRYVGARVEPTEDAEQLFRLVREDIPLDGKGAQKKAPRPESDDPAAADGEIAVQVRNGTRTDVLAPASGRATTVAGLLAQKGFTQAVADLAASPSEARTVVRFPSAELEGDAERVAEALGIPLSSVKRSTDVSGVTLVVGADWREGTEYRAPERDDKTPETADALNGADDKACMHVDPAFTWS, from the coding sequence ATGGCGCGAGGGTGGGGAGGACGGGAAGTGACCCGCAACAGTGTGCAGGAGGAGGACACGCTGCCGCCGGTCCGGCGGCCCCGGCAGCGGCCGGCCGGGGACGGCCGTCCGCCCGCGGCGGGCCGGCGGACCCGCCCGGCCGGCGGCACGGACGGCGCACCGGCCGGTGACGGCGCGGACGGCGCGGAGGACTACACCGGCGGCGGACGCCCGCCGTCCAGGCGCAGGCACCGCGCGCTGCGCTGGACCGCGCTCACCCTGGCGGTGCTGATACTCGGCGCGGCCGGCGCCGGGTACCTCTACTACCAGCACCTCAACGGCAACATCGAGAAGGACCCCCTGAACCTGGGCGACAGCAAGGTCGCCGAACCGACGCCGAACGCCGCCGGGCAGGTCCCGCTGAACATCCTGGTCATCGGCTCCGACGCCCGGGACTCCAAGGAGAACCAGGAACTGGGCGGCGCCCGCGAGACGTTCGGGGCCACCCCGCTGGCGGACGTGCAGATGCTGGTGCACCTGTCCGCGGACCGCAGCAACATGTCGGTCGTGAGCATGCCGCGTGACACCCTGGTGCGCATCCCCAAGTGCACCGACCCGGACGACGGGAAGGTCTACCCCGCCAGCGAGGGGCGGGTGATGACCAATCAGAGCCTCGGACACGGCGGCCCCGGCTGCACGGTGGCGACCTGGCAGGAGCTCACCGGCATTCACATCGACCACTTCGTGATGGTGGACTTCGCGGGCGTGGTGTCGATGGCGGACGCCGTCGGCGGCGTCCCGGTGTGCGTGGACGCCAACATCCACTCCCGCGACGGCAAGGGCCACGGCTCGGGCCTGAAACTGGCCAAGGGCACCCACCCGGTCAAGGGCGAACAGGCCCTGCAATGGCTGCGCACCCGCTACGGCTTCGAGGACGGCAGCGACCTCGCCCGCGCCAAGGCACAGCACATGTACATGAGTTCGATGGTCCGCCAGCTCCGTGAGAACGCCACCCTGAGCAACCCGAACAAGCTGCGCAGGCTCGCCGAGGAGGCGACCGAGGCGCTCACCGTCGACCCGGGCCTCGACACCGTCAAGAAGCTGTACGACCTCAGTACCGAGCTGCGCAAGGTGAAGCCGGAGCGCATCACCATGACCACGATGCCCAACCGGTACGTGGGCGCCCGGGTGGAGCCGACCGAGGACGCCGAGCAGCTCTTCCGGCTGGTGCGGGAGGACATCCCGCTGGACGGCAAGGGCGCGCAGAAGAAGGCGCCGCGGCCGGAGTCGGACGACCCGGCCGCCGCCGACGGCGAGATCGCGGTGCAGGTCCGCAACGGCACCCGGACCGACGTCCTGGCCCCGGCGAGCGGACGCGCGACCACCGTCGCCGGGCTGCTGGCGCAGAAAGGATTCACCCAGGCGGTCGCCGACCTCGCCGCGTCCCCGAGCGAGGCCCGGACCGTCGTGCGCTTCCCCAGTGCCGAGCTGGAGGGCGACGCCGAGCGGGTCGCCGAGGCCCTCGGGATTCCGCTGAGTTCGGTGAAGCGGTCCACGGACGTCTCGGGGGTGACGCTCGTCGTGGGCGCGGACTGGCGGGAGGGTACGGAGTACCGGGCGCCCGAGAGGGACGACAAGACGCCCGAGACGGCCGACGCCCTCAACGGCGCGGACGACAAGGCGTGCATGCACGTGGACCCGGCGTTCACCTGGTCCTGA
- a CDS encoding four-helix bundle copper-binding protein — protein sequence MEQPATTTAMSKEMQDCVEACMSCHALCEETMSSCLQMGGQAQMQIMRALMDCSEMTRLCADMMMRRSPMAAEMCALCARACEMCAEACMAMPDDPQMKRCAEACRRCAATCRAMAGATM from the coding sequence ATGGAGCAGCCCGCCACCACGACCGCGATGAGCAAGGAGATGCAGGACTGCGTCGAGGCCTGCATGTCCTGCCACGCCCTGTGCGAGGAGACCATGAGCTCGTGTCTGCAGATGGGCGGTCAGGCCCAGATGCAGATCATGCGCGCGCTGATGGACTGCTCGGAGATGACCCGGCTGTGCGCCGACATGATGATGCGCCGCTCGCCGATGGCGGCCGAGATGTGCGCCCTGTGCGCCCGGGCCTGCGAGATGTGCGCCGAGGCGTGTATGGCGATGCCGGACGACCCGCAGATGAAGCGCTGCGCCGAGGCGTGCCGCCGCTGCGCCGCGACCTGCCGGGCCATGGCGGGCGCCACGATGTGA
- a CDS encoding LCP family protein: MSDTAGAPGGSGAGGPLGPGAGASAAGAGLRSRRRRRRLRVAGLAVCGAVVAAAGAGWAVYAKLEGNITPDEAAAAELARYEKERPTPLVHGARNILLIGSDSRSGDDNARYGRDSGTARSDTTILLHLAADRHSATAVSVPRDLMVHVPGCRRADGSRTEAAFAMFNHAYQAGGSACTIRTVEKLTGIRIDHHVVVDFHGFKEMVDAVDGVEVCLREPIDDEAAGLKLPAGRVTLDGEQALGYVRVRKSLGDGSDTGRMERQQRFLGALVDKVQSNHVLLNPVKLYPLLDAATSSLTTDPGLASLRGLYQLARGLRGIPTERVRFLTVPRESYARDANRDQLVQPEAGKLFERLRRDEPLVVAAGDYGAYGRDSGKSREMPSGELPRSSSPAPTFSGNTAAEDGCV, translated from the coding sequence GTGAGTGACACCGCAGGCGCGCCCGGCGGGAGCGGGGCCGGAGGACCCCTGGGCCCGGGAGCCGGCGCGTCCGCGGCCGGGGCGGGACTGCGCAGCCGCCGCCGGCGCCGCCGGCTGCGCGTGGCGGGGCTCGCGGTGTGCGGTGCCGTCGTCGCCGCCGCGGGGGCCGGCTGGGCGGTGTACGCGAAGCTGGAGGGCAACATCACCCCCGACGAGGCGGCCGCGGCCGAGCTCGCCCGCTACGAGAAGGAGCGGCCCACCCCGCTGGTCCACGGCGCGCGGAACATCCTGCTCATCGGCTCCGACTCGCGCTCCGGCGACGACAACGCCCGCTACGGGCGGGACTCGGGCACCGCGCGGTCCGACACCACGATCCTGCTGCACCTGGCCGCCGACCGGCACAGCGCCACCGCCGTCTCGGTGCCCCGTGACCTGATGGTGCACGTGCCCGGGTGCCGCCGGGCGGACGGGTCCCGGACCGAGGCGGCGTTCGCCATGTTCAATCACGCCTACCAGGCGGGCGGTTCGGCCTGCACCATCCGTACCGTGGAGAAGCTGACGGGCATCCGGATCGACCACCACGTCGTCGTCGACTTCCACGGCTTCAAGGAGATGGTCGACGCCGTCGACGGCGTCGAGGTGTGCCTGAGGGAACCGATCGACGACGAGGCCGCCGGACTGAAGCTGCCCGCGGGCCGGGTGACGCTGGACGGGGAACAGGCGCTCGGTTACGTCCGCGTCCGCAAGTCGCTCGGCGACGGCAGCGACACCGGCCGGATGGAGCGGCAGCAGCGTTTCCTGGGCGCGCTCGTCGACAAGGTGCAGAGCAATCACGTGCTGCTGAATCCGGTGAAGCTGTATCCGCTCCTGGACGCGGCCACCTCGTCCCTGACCACCGACCCGGGGCTGGCGAGTCTGCGCGGTCTGTACCAACTCGCGCGCGGTCTGCGCGGCATCCCCACCGAGCGGGTGCGGTTCCTGACGGTTCCGCGGGAGTCGTACGCGCGGGACGCCAATCGCGACCAACTCGTGCAGCCCGAGGCGGGAAAACTGTTCGAACGGCTGCGGAGGGACGAACCGCTGGTGGTGGCCGCGGGCGACTACGGGGCGTACGGCCGTGACAGCGGAAAGTCCCGGGAAATGCCGTCCGGTGAACTGCCCCGCTCCTCTTCCCCGGCGCCCACGTTCTCCGGGAACACCGCCGCGGAGGACGGCTGCGTGTAA